A single region of the Alosa alosa isolate M-15738 ecotype Scorff River chromosome 6, AALO_Geno_1.1, whole genome shotgun sequence genome encodes:
- the itga2b gene encoding integrin alpha-IIb produces the protein MMGERRCLPGVVHMRLLLLIIAPGVHQALNINQNNVTVYSGPEGSYFGFSVDFMQTTGQGVSLVVGAPLDNSTQTNVEEGGSVYRCPWSANGGTCQKIEFDPKGNEEYRVADFTLKGSKSHQWFGASVRAMDQYILACAPLFHWNVLNSYNDSQNTPVGNCFLKDVTTGLVSAYSPCRDTYVEFHYKNNRYVNDKRYCEAGFSVDITRNGTVVIGAPGSLYFRGQVFAATLDELTDTTRRPRTSYLPSKGVGQEINFDPFQDSDTYSGYSVTTGYLTGASIQDYLVGYPNDRDTSGTVRIYNGRRELKKKFFGTQVAAYFGHAVAVTDINSDGREDILIGAPLYIEQLANQQQREVGQVYVYLQQVRSKFNDRPEQTLTGSLPYGRFGVSIAPLGDLDNDGYNDVAVGAPSSDGNGRVFIYMGQSEGLSPQPTQVLESPFPSPRTPSSFGFTLRGDTDVDDNGYPDLIVGAWGVSKIAVYRTLAVVKAKGQLALFPDVLNPEEKTCSLPSTKKAVTCFTVMMCISVSGHRIPQTLALSVELQLDKMKQALTRRTLLLHNSQPQERVTRTVQTAQTNNCFNVTAYLRAETEFKDKLSPIFISVSYTLINTQDAILQGQTSAMDQTRIILDCGPDNICIPDLKLTAIAETPRLLIGDDNPALLVVEAENRGEGAYETELHISLPSSTHFQGLAPDREGFSRLNCANRKDNGTVIVVCDLGNPMPAGQKLKAGLLFSVGNLKEVERDVTFHMQIRSKNSHNPDSDPVFLKINVMASATLEMQGASSPLEVVLPIAKWEPVKQPASLEQVGPYVEHVYMLRNLGPSAVNVRAVMEFPTHRQGATLLYAFATDSENFLSCSTNASVDPDRLVRTESTVNRTSQEGHHINKREALTDIPQNPQAQKPRETIHVNCSSGDPCVRVECEVRGLRRQGIAVVKVMARLWVNTFERPNENYILQSSAFYHVVGMPSKIQPQELPSGQAETHTSVVWREEMREMPVWWIVVAIAAGLLLLALLSYIFWKVGFFKRNRPPCEDEDDDTQNLSAEQTEYANVKSS, from the exons gtaaTGAAGAGTACAGAGTGGCTGATTTCACACTGAAGGGGTCTAAATCGCATCAGTGGTTTGGGGCGAGTGTGCGTGCCATGGACCAATACATCCTG GCCTGTGCCCCACTATTCCACTGGAATGTCCTCAACAGCTATAACGACTCCCAAAATACTCCAGTGGGGAACTGCTTTCTGAAGGACGTTACCACTGGCCTAGTTTCCGCCTACTCCCCCTGCAGGGATACATATGTGGAGTTCCACTACAAGAACAACAGATATG tgAATGACAAGCGCTACTGTGAGGCTGGGTTTAGTGTTGACATCACACGG aATGGAACAGTTGTGATTGGTGCCCCAGGAAGTCTGTACTTTCGAG GTCAGGTCTTCGCGGCAACCCTAGACGAACTAACAGACACGACGAGACGACCCAGAACTTCCTACCTCCCATCAAAGGGTGTCGGGCAGGAAATTAACTTTGACCCTTTTCAGGATTCCGACACATACAGTG GTTATTCTGTTACCACTGGATATCTCACAGGGGCCAGCATTCAAG ATTATTTGGTTGGTTACCCTAATGATCGTGACACATCTGGAACA GTCAGAATCTACAATGGAAGGCGTGAACTCAAAAAAAAGTTCTTTGGAACTCAG GTGGCAGCCTATTTCGGTCATGCTGTTGCGGTGACTGACATCAACAGCGACGG GAGAGAGGACATCCTGATCGGGGCACCTCTCTACATCGAGCAGCTAGCCAATCAACAGCAGCGGGAGGTGGGCCAGGTGTATGTCTACCTGCAGCAGGTCCGCTCCAAGTTTAATGACCGCCCGGAACAGACGCTGACAGGCTCTTTGCCCTACGGACGCTTTGGAGTGTCTATTGCCCCGCTGGGAGACCTGGACAACGATGGCTACAATG ATGTAGCTGTGGGGGCTCCATCGTCTGATGGAAATGGCCGTGTGTTCATCTACATGGGGCAGAGTGAGGGTCTCTCCCCTCAGCCTACCCAGGTCCTGGAGAgccccttcccctccccacgCACCCCCTCTTCCTTCGGCTTCACCCTCAGGGGGGACACTGATGTGGACGACAACGGATACCCAG ATCTTATTGTTGGTGCATGGGGTGTCAGTAAAATAGCAGTTTACAG AACTCTTGCCGTTGTGAAGGCCAAAGGCCAGCTTGCCCTCTTTCCTGACGTGCTAAACCCAGAGGAGAAGACCTGTTCACTCCCCAGCACTAAGAAGGCAGTTACCTG TTTCACTGTCATGATGTGTATCAGTGTCTCTGGGCATCGTATCCCCCAAACTCTGG CATTGAGTGTGGAGCTACAGCTGGATAAGATGAAGCAGGCTCTCACCCGCAGGACTCTGCTTCTCCACAATAGCCAGCCGCAGGAGAGAGTCACGCGCACAGTCCAGACCGCACAGACCAACAACTGCTTCAATGTGACCGCCTATTTGCGG GCAGAGACAGAGTTTAAGGACAAGCTCAGTCCTATCTTCATTTCGGTCAGCTACACACTGATCAACACGCAGGATGCCATTCTTCAGGGCCAGACCTCCGCCATGGACCAG ACACGCATCATCCTTGACTGTGGTCCTGACAACATCTGTATCCCAGACCTGAAGCTGACTGCTATTGC CGAGACGCCCCGCCTGCTGATCGGAGACGACAACCCGGCGCTGCTGGTGGTGGAGGCAGAGAACCGGGGCGAGGGGGCGTACGAGACAGAGCTGCATATCAGTCTGCCCAGCAGCACACACTTCCAGGGCCTGGCCCCAGACAGAGAG GGCTTCAGCAGGCTGAACTGTGCAAATAGGAAAGACAATGGCACTGTGATAGTGGTGTGTGACCTGGGAAACCCCATGCCAGCTGGCCAGAAG CTGAAGGCGGGACTGCTCTTCAGTGTAGGAAACCtgaaggaggtggagagagatgtCACCTTCCACATGCAGATCAGAAG tAAGAACAGTCATAACCCGGATAGTGACCCTGTCTTTCTAAAGATCAATGTGATGGCCTCAGCAACACTAGAGATGCAAGG AGCCTCCTCACCCTTGGAGGTTGTCCTGCCCATCGCTAAGTGGGAGCCAGTGAAGCAGCCAGCCTCTTTGGAGCAAGTGGGGCCGTACGTGGAGCATGTCTACATG CTCCGGAACCTAGGTCCCAGTGCAGTGAACGTGAGGGCGGTGATGGAGTTCCCCACACATCGTCAGGGTGCTACCTTGCTCTACGCCTTTGCCACCGACTCTGAAAACTTTTTGTCCTGTTCTACCAACGCCAGTGTGGACCCCGACAGG CTGGTGAGAACAGAGTCCACAGTGAACAGAACCAGTCAGGAGGGCCACCACATCAATAAAAGGGAAGCCCTGACAGACATTCCCCAAAACCCTCAAGCACAGAAGCCCAGAGAAACCATCCATGTG aactgCTCCTCTGGGGATCCATGTGTGAGAGTGGAGTGTGAGGTGAGGGGGTTGAGGAGGCAGGGCATCGCCGTGGTGAAGGTCATGGCCCGTCTCTGGGTCAACACGTTTGAG AGGCCAAATGAAAACTACATCCTGCAGTCCAGTGCCTTCTACCATGTGGTGGGGATGCCCTCTAAGATCCAGCCCCAGGAGCTCCCCAGCGGCCAGGCAGAG ACTCACACCAGTGTTGTttggagagaagagatgagggaGATGCCGGTGTGGTGGATCGTCGTGGCCATTGCTGCTGGACTCCTGCTACTGGCTCTGCTCAGCTACATATTCTGGAAG GTGGGCTTCTTTAAGCGCAACCGGCCTCCatgtgaggatgaggatgatgacaCACAAAATCTCAGTGCTGAGCAGACAGAGTATGCTAATGTGAAGTCATCCTAG